In Solanum lycopersicum chromosome 5, SLM_r2.1, the following are encoded in one genomic region:
- the LOC101248875 gene encoding proteasome subunit beta type-7-A — MATIDVPQKGGFSFDLCRRNEMLVSKGLRSPSFLKTGTTIVGLIFKDGVILGADTRATEGPIVADKNCEKIHYMAPNIYCCGAGTAADTEAVTDMVSSQLKLHRYHTGRESRVVTSLTLLKSHLFSYQGHVSAALVLGGVDVTGPHLHTIYPHGSTDTLPYATMGSGSLAAMAMFESKYREGMSKDEGIKLVADAILSGVFNDLGSGSNVDICVITKGNTEYLRNHLSPNPRTYPQKGYSFSKKTEVLLTKITPLREIVQVIEGGDAMEE, encoded by the exons ATGGCAACAATCGATGTTCCCCAAAAGGGTGGGTTTAGTTTTGATTTGTGTAGAAGAAATGAGATGTTGGTCAGCAAAGGACTTCGTTCTCCCTCTTTTCTCAAGACTGGTACTACCATCGTCGGCTTAATTTTTAAG GATGGTGTTATCCTTGGAGCAGACACACGGGCAACTGAAGGACCTATTGTCGCGGATAAAAACTGTGAGAAAATTCATTACATGGCTCCTAATATATATTGCTGTGGAGCTGGGACAGCTGCTGATACAGAGGCTGTGACTG acatgGTCAGTTCCCAGTTAAAGCTTCACAGGTATCACACTGGTCGTGAATCCAGGGTTGTGACATCTCTTACTCTTTTGAAGTCCCACCTTTTCAG CTACCAAGGCCACGTCTCTGCTGCTTTGGTCCTTGGTGGTGTTGATGTCACAGGGCCACATCTGCATACT ATTTATCCACATGGATCAACTGACACTCTACCATATGCTACAATGGGCTCTGGTTCCCTCGCGGCAATGGCTATGTTTGAGTCGAAATACCGGGAGGGAATGAGC AAAGATGAAGGTATAAAGCTAGTAGCAGACGCCATTTTGTCTGGAGTGTTCAATGACCTTGGTAGTGGCAGCAATGTCGATATCTGTGTGATAACAAAG GGAAACACGGAGTACTTACGAAATCATTTATCGCCCAATCCCCGCACCTATCCACAAAAGGGTTACTCGTTCTCTAAAAAGACTG AGGTTCTCCTTACAAAGATTACACCACTGAGAGAAATTGTGCAAGTGATTGAAGGTGGAGACGCCATGGAAGAATGA
- the LOC101248103 gene encoding mRNA export factor GLE1 isoform X1, which yields MVMVHRGAVKLQLPLPKSVDGVTLDPNPDWTFDALLVELNSIEKKLNPSSKFPIPFTKTESRQLSASKDNSRRGFVMQVSDDDVEDMDRDTKHEVGDHLLMGGKRFACHEIYLSDSDQSEEGLNIELQDDLMDKVGLVESALSELAHDHQLTIAEEMRDQLSVLEAELTDESEKLASILERVERNTEAQREMNRKFDMQYQRKIAEALDDHLTTVQRDHEHRSQIEERRIRDDAAREEAKRKEKALHEEKARQERIRTETKVQARLEAERVEKEKAAALEAERVEKEKAAALEAERKAAKEAAAASDKKSSESVMTASPEASKVSRDVTSQPARPISDGQKHSTGNTIRVTENAQKLEEKRLSVYNEIAAQNDALGLGSNKAYRKFEMEIARRIRTITGSKENVRVKADELIKLISGSTCPQSISIAMFAQKVVSLCVKPTGSFNSAVYAYGRVIVHVTSKVPLAMEILIAELNKVCIYTVPKYIMYSEAAFQTKEAYYKAIGYAEEDGKIESTDSYVDRLSACMKLYGALVQTEVDGCQNLHGIREGWAWIARFLNVFPANLYTAAALQAFLEMAGFALHKRYKTQFRKLLDIITRDFLTALKDRGDAKLVKVIVSLRSYIESNQFLNEPEGWRLRSSLESHNFAPDSDHDQQYHYQQNRFY from the exons ATGGTTATGGTTCACAGGGGTGCTGTTAAACTGCAACTCCCGTTGCCTAAAAGTGTTGATGGAGTCACCCTGGATCCAAATCCTGATTGGACCTTTGATGCTTTATTGGTTGAGCTCAATTCGATTGAGAAGAAGCTCAATCCATCATCAAAATTTCCAATACCTTTTACGAAAACAGAATCTCG ACAACTCTCGGCTTCGAAGGATAATTCTCGGAGAGGCTTTGTTATGCAAGTGTCTGATGACGACGTGGAGGATATGGACAGAGATACTAAGCATGAAGTTGGTGATCATTTACTTATGGGAGGAAAACGGTTTGCCTGTCACGAAATCTATCTGAG TGATAGCGACCAATCTGAAGAAGGCCTAAACATCGAACTTCAAGATGATCTAATGGATAAAGTGGGATTAGTGGAAAGTGCTTTATCTGAGTTAGCTCATGACCATCAGCTTACTATTGCG GAGGAAATGAGAGATCAACTATCAGTACTTGAAGCCGAGTTGACGGATGAAAGTGAGAAGCTTGCCTCCATACTAGAACGAGTTGAGAGAAACACTGAAGCTCAAAGGGAAATGAACAGAAAATTCGACATGCAGTACCAACGTAAAAT TGCAGAAGCCCTTGATGATCACCTAACTACGGTACAAAGGGATCACGAACACAGATCCCAAATTGAAGAAAGGAGAATAAGAGATGATGCAGCTCGTGAAGAGGCCAAGAGGAAAGAAAAAGCTCTTCATGAAGAAAAAGCCCGGCAAGAAAGGATCAGAACAGAAACCAAG GTGCAAGCTAGGCTGGAAGCTGAAAGAGTTGAAAAGGAAAAAGCTGCTGCGCTGGAAGCTGAAAGAGTTGAAAAGGAAAAAGCTGCTGCGCTGGAAGCTGAGAGAAAAGCAGCAAAAGAAGCTGCAGCTGCGTCAGATAAGAAGTCATCTGAGTCAGTGATGACTGCTTCTCCAGAGGCTAGCAAGGTTTCAAGGGATGTCACTAGTCAGCCTGCGAGACCCATATCTGATGGGCAGAAACATTCAACAG GAAATACAATCAGGGTGACAGAAAATGCTCAAAAACTGGAGGAGAAAAGATTGTCCGTTTACAATGAAATAGCTGCGCAGAATGACGCACTGGGATTGGGTTCAAACAAG GCTTACCGAAAGTTTGAAATGGAAATAGCCAGACGAATCAGAACTATCACTGGTTCAAAAGAAAATGTCAG AGTGAAAGCAGATGAATTAATTAAGCTAATTAGTGGTTCAACATGTCCACAATCCATCAGCATTGCAATGTTCGCACAGAAG GTGGTGTCCCTGTGTGTGAAGCCTACAGGAAGCTTTAACAGTGCAGTCTATGCTTATGGTCGTGTAATTGTCCATGTTACATCAAAG GTCCCTCTTGCCATGGAAATTCTCATAGCTGAGTTGAACAAAGTTTGCATTTACACAGTTCCTAAGTACATTATGTACTCAGAG GCAGCCTTCCAGACTAAAGAAGCTTACTACAAAGCTATTGGCTATGCAGAGGAAGATGGGAAGATAGAAAGTACTGATAGTTATGTGGATCGCTTAAGTGCATGCATGAAATTATATGGTGCACTTGTTCAG ACTGAAGTTGACGGCTGCCAAAACTTGCATGGGATCAGAGAAGGTTGGGCATGGATAGCCAGATTCTTAAATGTTTTTCCTGCAAATTTATACACCGCAGCTGCATTGCAGGCTTTTCTTGAA ATGGCAGGTTTTGCTCTACACAAAAGATATAAGACACAATTCAGAAAGCTGCTGGATATTATTACTAGAGATTTTCTAACTGCATTGAAAGATCGAGGTGATGCAAAGTTGGTCAAAGTGATTGTGAGTCTCCGGAGTTATATAGAGTCAAATCAGTTCCTGAATGAACCTGAGGGCTGGCGCCTCAGGAGTTCCTTGGAATCACACAATTTCGCTCCAGATTCAGATCATGATCAACAGTATCATTACCAACAGAATAGATTCTATTAG
- the LOC101248575 gene encoding glycosyl hydrolase 5 family protein: protein MWKSPSSSSSSSYPLNISFFIIHLFLLLLIINQHVVVVIVSSQPLYTNSRWIVNSKGQRVKLTCVNWVSHMDVMLAEGLNHQPIDAISKSIINMGFNCVRLTWPLYLFTNESLSSISVRQSFKNLGLFSSILGLQANNPSIVDLSVLDAYKAVVASLAKNNVMIILDNHISKPGWCCSRFDGNGFFGDEYFDPHLWIQGLTKVATTFKATTNVVGMSLRNELRGPLQNVDDWYRYMQKGAEAVHAANSDVLIILSGLSFDKDLSFLKQRPVNLTFSGKLVFEIHRYSFTDGDTWSADNANQACGEVLNDMVSRGAFVLEQGYPLFVSEFGVDQRGTNVNDNMYFNCFLGLAAELDFDWALWTLVGSYYLRDGIVGLNEYYGILDWNWFDIRNSSFLQRISVIRTPFQGPGYAETRPHKVIFHPMTGLCVQRTSLLQPLELGPCSEAEAWSYAPAKALIVLGTYFCLQADDKLGQPAKLSMICSDDSSKWDIISDSKMHLSSKLQDATSVCLDVDPNNVIVTQTCKCLNTNDTTCDPGSQWFKIIDSTRTTKITKSFLQIKPIIQFLARNFFGSYI, encoded by the exons atgtggaagtcaccatcatcatcatcatcttcttcctATCCCCTTAACATCTCCTTCTTCATCATCCATTTATTTCTACTTCTTTTAATCATCAACCaacatgttgttgttgttatagtTTCATCACAACCACTTTACACAAATTCAAGATGGATTGTGAACTCAAAAGGGCAAAGAGTGAAATTAACATGTGTAAATTGGGTGTCACATATGGATGTTATGTTAGCAGAAGGATTAAATCATCAGCCAATTGATGCAATTTCTAAATCCATTATCAATATGGGATTTAATTGTGTTAGACTTACTTGGCCTCTTTATTTGTTTACAAATGAGTCTTTGAGTTCTATAAGTGTTAGACAATCTTTCAAGAATCTTGGACTTTTTAGCTCTATCCTTGGTCTTCAAGCTAATAATCCTTCAATTGTTGATCTCTCTGTCCTTGATGCTTACAAG GCAGTGGTGGCTAGCCTTGCAAAGAACAATGTGATGATCATATTAGACAATCACATAAGCAAGCCAGGGTGGTGCTGTAGCAGATTTGATGGCAATGGCTTCTTTGGAGATGAGTACTTTGACCCTCACCTTTGGATCCAAGGCCTTACAAAAGTAGCCACCACTTTCAAGGCCACTACCAATGTTGTAGGCATGAGCTTAAGAAATGAACTTCGTGGACCTTTACAAAATGTTGATGATTGGTATAG GTACATGCAGAAAGGAGCTGAAGCAGTGCATGCAGCTAACTCTGATGTTCTCATCATTCTATCTGGACTAAGTTTCGACAAGGATCTTTCTTTCTTGAAGCAAAGACCGGTGAACTTGACATTCAGCGGCAAGCTAGTTTTTGAGATTCATCGATATAGTTTCACAGATGGAGACACTTGGTCAGCAGACAATGCAAACCAAGCGTGTGGAGAAGTGTTGAATGACATGGTGAGCAGAGGAGCTTTTGTTTTAGAACAAGGCTACCCATTGTTTGTGAGTGAGTTTGGAGTGGATCAGAGAGGCACCAATGTGAATGACAACATGTATTTCAATTGCTTTCTTGGACTGGCAGCTGAACTTGACTTTGATTGGGCGTTGTGGACACTAGTTGGGAGCTATTATTTGAGAGATGGTATTGTGGGACTCAATGAGTACTATGGAATTTTAGATTGGAACTGGTTCGATATCAGGAATTCAAGCTTTCTGCAAAGGATTTCAGTCATCCGCACACCATTCCAAG GACCTGGATATGCCGAGACTCGTCCACATAAAGTAATTTTCCATCCTATGACAGGGCTGTGTGTTCAAAGAACTTCATTGCTGCAGCCATTGGAGCTAGGTCCATGCTCTGAGGCTGAAGCATGGAGCTATGCTCCAGCAAAAGCACTGATTGTATTAGGAACTTACTTTTGCCTGCAAGCAGATGATAAGCTCGGGCAGCCAGCAAAACTTAGTATGATATGCAGTGATGATAGCTCAAAATGGGATATCATCTCAGACTCTAAGATGCACCTGTCTTCTAAGCTACAAGATGCTACTAGTGTTTGCTTGGATGTTGATCCTAACAATGTTATTGTCACACAAACATGCAAGTGTCTGAACACAAACGATACTACATGTGATCCTGGAAGCCAGTGGTTCAAAATAATTGACAGCACAAGGAcaacaaaaattacaaaatccTTTCTTCAAATCAAACCAATCATTCAATTTCTAGCGAGGAATTTCTTTGGAAGCTACATCTGA
- the LOC101248103 gene encoding mRNA export factor GLE1 isoform X2, which yields MGAVKLQLPLPKSVDGVTLDPNPDWTFDALLVELNSIEKKLNPSSKFPIPFTKTESRQLSASKDNSRRGFVMQVSDDDVEDMDRDTKHEVGDHLLMGGKRFACHEIYLSDSDQSEEGLNIELQDDLMDKVGLVESALSELAHDHQLTIAEEMRDQLSVLEAELTDESEKLASILERVERNTEAQREMNRKFDMQYQRKIAEALDDHLTTVQRDHEHRSQIEERRIRDDAAREEAKRKEKALHEEKARQERIRTETKVQARLEAERVEKEKAAALEAERVEKEKAAALEAERKAAKEAAAASDKKSSESVMTASPEASKVSRDVTSQPARPISDGQKHSTGNTIRVTENAQKLEEKRLSVYNEIAAQNDALGLGSNKAYRKFEMEIARRIRTITGSKENVRVKADELIKLISGSTCPQSISIAMFAQKVVSLCVKPTGSFNSAVYAYGRVIVHVTSKVPLAMEILIAELNKVCIYTVPKYIMYSEAAFQTKEAYYKAIGYAEEDGKIESTDSYVDRLSACMKLYGALVQTEVDGCQNLHGIREGWAWIARFLNVFPANLYTAAALQAFLEMAGFALHKRYKTQFRKLLDIITRDFLTALKDRGDAKLVKVIVSLRSYIESNQFLNEPEGWRLRSSLESHNFAPDSDHDQQYHYQQNRFY from the exons at GGGTGCTGTTAAACTGCAACTCCCGTTGCCTAAAAGTGTTGATGGAGTCACCCTGGATCCAAATCCTGATTGGACCTTTGATGCTTTATTGGTTGAGCTCAATTCGATTGAGAAGAAGCTCAATCCATCATCAAAATTTCCAATACCTTTTACGAAAACAGAATCTCG ACAACTCTCGGCTTCGAAGGATAATTCTCGGAGAGGCTTTGTTATGCAAGTGTCTGATGACGACGTGGAGGATATGGACAGAGATACTAAGCATGAAGTTGGTGATCATTTACTTATGGGAGGAAAACGGTTTGCCTGTCACGAAATCTATCTGAG TGATAGCGACCAATCTGAAGAAGGCCTAAACATCGAACTTCAAGATGATCTAATGGATAAAGTGGGATTAGTGGAAAGTGCTTTATCTGAGTTAGCTCATGACCATCAGCTTACTATTGCG GAGGAAATGAGAGATCAACTATCAGTACTTGAAGCCGAGTTGACGGATGAAAGTGAGAAGCTTGCCTCCATACTAGAACGAGTTGAGAGAAACACTGAAGCTCAAAGGGAAATGAACAGAAAATTCGACATGCAGTACCAACGTAAAAT TGCAGAAGCCCTTGATGATCACCTAACTACGGTACAAAGGGATCACGAACACAGATCCCAAATTGAAGAAAGGAGAATAAGAGATGATGCAGCTCGTGAAGAGGCCAAGAGGAAAGAAAAAGCTCTTCATGAAGAAAAAGCCCGGCAAGAAAGGATCAGAACAGAAACCAAG GTGCAAGCTAGGCTGGAAGCTGAAAGAGTTGAAAAGGAAAAAGCTGCTGCGCTGGAAGCTGAAAGAGTTGAAAAGGAAAAAGCTGCTGCGCTGGAAGCTGAGAGAAAAGCAGCAAAAGAAGCTGCAGCTGCGTCAGATAAGAAGTCATCTGAGTCAGTGATGACTGCTTCTCCAGAGGCTAGCAAGGTTTCAAGGGATGTCACTAGTCAGCCTGCGAGACCCATATCTGATGGGCAGAAACATTCAACAG GAAATACAATCAGGGTGACAGAAAATGCTCAAAAACTGGAGGAGAAAAGATTGTCCGTTTACAATGAAATAGCTGCGCAGAATGACGCACTGGGATTGGGTTCAAACAAG GCTTACCGAAAGTTTGAAATGGAAATAGCCAGACGAATCAGAACTATCACTGGTTCAAAAGAAAATGTCAG AGTGAAAGCAGATGAATTAATTAAGCTAATTAGTGGTTCAACATGTCCACAATCCATCAGCATTGCAATGTTCGCACAGAAG GTGGTGTCCCTGTGTGTGAAGCCTACAGGAAGCTTTAACAGTGCAGTCTATGCTTATGGTCGTGTAATTGTCCATGTTACATCAAAG GTCCCTCTTGCCATGGAAATTCTCATAGCTGAGTTGAACAAAGTTTGCATTTACACAGTTCCTAAGTACATTATGTACTCAGAG GCAGCCTTCCAGACTAAAGAAGCTTACTACAAAGCTATTGGCTATGCAGAGGAAGATGGGAAGATAGAAAGTACTGATAGTTATGTGGATCGCTTAAGTGCATGCATGAAATTATATGGTGCACTTGTTCAG ACTGAAGTTGACGGCTGCCAAAACTTGCATGGGATCAGAGAAGGTTGGGCATGGATAGCCAGATTCTTAAATGTTTTTCCTGCAAATTTATACACCGCAGCTGCATTGCAGGCTTTTCTTGAA ATGGCAGGTTTTGCTCTACACAAAAGATATAAGACACAATTCAGAAAGCTGCTGGATATTATTACTAGAGATTTTCTAACTGCATTGAAAGATCGAGGTGATGCAAAGTTGGTCAAAGTGATTGTGAGTCTCCGGAGTTATATAGAGTCAAATCAGTTCCTGAATGAACCTGAGGGCTGGCGCCTCAGGAGTTCCTTGGAATCACACAATTTCGCTCCAGATTCAGATCATGATCAACAGTATCATTACCAACAGAATAGATTCTATTAG
- the LOC101248103 gene encoding mRNA export factor GLE1 isoform X3, producing the protein MQVSDDDVEDMDRDTKHEVGDHLLMGGKRFACHEIYLSDSDQSEEGLNIELQDDLMDKVGLVESALSELAHDHQLTIAEEMRDQLSVLEAELTDESEKLASILERVERNTEAQREMNRKFDMQYQRKIAEALDDHLTTVQRDHEHRSQIEERRIRDDAAREEAKRKEKALHEEKARQERIRTETKVQARLEAERVEKEKAAALEAERVEKEKAAALEAERKAAKEAAAASDKKSSESVMTASPEASKVSRDVTSQPARPISDGQKHSTGNTIRVTENAQKLEEKRLSVYNEIAAQNDALGLGSNKAYRKFEMEIARRIRTITGSKENVRVKADELIKLISGSTCPQSISIAMFAQKVVSLCVKPTGSFNSAVYAYGRVIVHVTSKVPLAMEILIAELNKVCIYTVPKYIMYSEAAFQTKEAYYKAIGYAEEDGKIESTDSYVDRLSACMKLYGALVQTEVDGCQNLHGIREGWAWIARFLNVFPANLYTAAALQAFLEMAGFALHKRYKTQFRKLLDIITRDFLTALKDRGDAKLVKVIVSLRSYIESNQFLNEPEGWRLRSSLESHNFAPDSDHDQQYHYQQNRFY; encoded by the exons ATGCAAGTGTCTGATGACGACGTGGAGGATATGGACAGAGATACTAAGCATGAAGTTGGTGATCATTTACTTATGGGAGGAAAACGGTTTGCCTGTCACGAAATCTATCTGAG TGATAGCGACCAATCTGAAGAAGGCCTAAACATCGAACTTCAAGATGATCTAATGGATAAAGTGGGATTAGTGGAAAGTGCTTTATCTGAGTTAGCTCATGACCATCAGCTTACTATTGCG GAGGAAATGAGAGATCAACTATCAGTACTTGAAGCCGAGTTGACGGATGAAAGTGAGAAGCTTGCCTCCATACTAGAACGAGTTGAGAGAAACACTGAAGCTCAAAGGGAAATGAACAGAAAATTCGACATGCAGTACCAACGTAAAAT TGCAGAAGCCCTTGATGATCACCTAACTACGGTACAAAGGGATCACGAACACAGATCCCAAATTGAAGAAAGGAGAATAAGAGATGATGCAGCTCGTGAAGAGGCCAAGAGGAAAGAAAAAGCTCTTCATGAAGAAAAAGCCCGGCAAGAAAGGATCAGAACAGAAACCAAG GTGCAAGCTAGGCTGGAAGCTGAAAGAGTTGAAAAGGAAAAAGCTGCTGCGCTGGAAGCTGAAAGAGTTGAAAAGGAAAAAGCTGCTGCGCTGGAAGCTGAGAGAAAAGCAGCAAAAGAAGCTGCAGCTGCGTCAGATAAGAAGTCATCTGAGTCAGTGATGACTGCTTCTCCAGAGGCTAGCAAGGTTTCAAGGGATGTCACTAGTCAGCCTGCGAGACCCATATCTGATGGGCAGAAACATTCAACAG GAAATACAATCAGGGTGACAGAAAATGCTCAAAAACTGGAGGAGAAAAGATTGTCCGTTTACAATGAAATAGCTGCGCAGAATGACGCACTGGGATTGGGTTCAAACAAG GCTTACCGAAAGTTTGAAATGGAAATAGCCAGACGAATCAGAACTATCACTGGTTCAAAAGAAAATGTCAG AGTGAAAGCAGATGAATTAATTAAGCTAATTAGTGGTTCAACATGTCCACAATCCATCAGCATTGCAATGTTCGCACAGAAG GTGGTGTCCCTGTGTGTGAAGCCTACAGGAAGCTTTAACAGTGCAGTCTATGCTTATGGTCGTGTAATTGTCCATGTTACATCAAAG GTCCCTCTTGCCATGGAAATTCTCATAGCTGAGTTGAACAAAGTTTGCATTTACACAGTTCCTAAGTACATTATGTACTCAGAG GCAGCCTTCCAGACTAAAGAAGCTTACTACAAAGCTATTGGCTATGCAGAGGAAGATGGGAAGATAGAAAGTACTGATAGTTATGTGGATCGCTTAAGTGCATGCATGAAATTATATGGTGCACTTGTTCAG ACTGAAGTTGACGGCTGCCAAAACTTGCATGGGATCAGAGAAGGTTGGGCATGGATAGCCAGATTCTTAAATGTTTTTCCTGCAAATTTATACACCGCAGCTGCATTGCAGGCTTTTCTTGAA ATGGCAGGTTTTGCTCTACACAAAAGATATAAGACACAATTCAGAAAGCTGCTGGATATTATTACTAGAGATTTTCTAACTGCATTGAAAGATCGAGGTGATGCAAAGTTGGTCAAAGTGATTGTGAGTCTCCGGAGTTATATAGAGTCAAATCAGTTCCTGAATGAACCTGAGGGCTGGCGCCTCAGGAGTTCCTTGGAATCACACAATTTCGCTCCAGATTCAGATCATGATCAACAGTATCATTACCAACAGAATAGATTCTATTAG